One window of the Branchiostoma lanceolatum isolate klBraLanc5 chromosome 3, klBraLanc5.hap2, whole genome shotgun sequence genome contains the following:
- the LOC136430052 gene encoding cytoglobin-2-like produces MGAFLTKPFSLVGRLLWKVLFSWWVKQIETPSDVTGLTPTQNQLIKESWKMFLSKKRENGFVIFRVLFTDYPITRKLFKGVDQMDLDVPGQLENSISLRAHVTRFMHSFDTYMQCLDEPEDLKQLLYDTGKSHIIHDVKPEYFDVLETVLMKSLEIVFGSKFTPQLEEAWQTAYSHFKVPIKQGLEDAIRKRDQADTSVVVTVE; encoded by the exons ATGGGTGCGTTTCTGACCAAGCCGTTCTCCCTGGTGGGAAGACTCCTCTGGAAGGTCCTGTTCTCCTGGTGGGTCAAACAGATAGAGACGCCGAGTGACGTCACAGGACTGACACCGACACAGAATCAGCTCATCAAAGAGTCGTGGAAGATGTTCCTCAGTAAGAAGAGAGAGAATGGATTCGTCATATTCAGGGT ATTGTTCACGGACTATCCAATCACAAGGAAGCTGTTCAAGGGCGTGGACCAGATGGACTTGGACGTTCCAGGTCAGCTGGAGAACAGCATATCCCTCCGCGCACACGTGACACGCTTCATGCACAGCTTCGACACATACATGCAGTGTCTGGACGAACCCGAAGACCTGAAACAACTCCTGTACGACACCGGCAAGAGCCACATCATACACGACGTCAAACCGGAGTACTTTGAT GTTCTTGAGACTGTCCTGATGAAATCGCTGGAGATAGTGTTCGGAAGTAAGTTTACCCCACAGCTCGAAGAGGCCTGGCAAACAGCATACAGCCACTTCAAAGTCCCCATCAAGCAGGGGTTGGAAGATGCGATCCGCAAGAGAGACCAAGCAGATACAAGCGTAGTAG TGACTGTGGAATAA
- the LOC136430057 gene encoding uncharacterized protein produces MGVVSDAWRRVPRRFSVLGLMVLALIAHGGLQPNFQVAVVKVVKSALLKDKPADQGAPPESRVEQPDCQCQTSGRGLPYTLTSRGGVTLTLTDRDLERLRTFLRKNLIFDNLSQDGRESHDNRGTTQASDMPLSKQKQLEFLKHFLENELSHDELLRIVPTLSTEKDLQSLLDTAKDIANIKLQENTLTVQDKPKSLPSSKRIRFLEVFLREELLGSSSEEELPGSSSEEEEPDEIPIPDNPLGEKRGMSSEKHIRFLEVFLRGELLNQDGEASNLVSHSQREYNPLTQTDEWRPQPINRQWYMSFLRNFLSYTLETEHSKAKREVVKRDTGASASKHEKKSSQTSSEMKDHSKKKKGGKNKVVLPEIPGLQDEAAEIDIDFENIMAEAMAMFIPGLNVTEDGEDKRGLGQMMAATTMSPAGMVFSTHIFFLAGATLTSFIGGMLSAVFSPVRLLGGTIFAACIIHMVTPLALNCRMDYIECALRLMQGGLTGLIEPSTYGVMSHWAAKNERSTVVSLITAGLTSAHTIGMLESVALYEAIGWFYSFYVIGGTGALLALLFFFSSPSTPEDDPKMSVDELIHVTKGKDKGISAYDPKDDDDGAKGDDDPGKKEDDGAKPADDGAAPTKPMKPVCRAFTNTTSTMTNTSPTNKPPTQPTADGEDKPTDSAESPKESTPTKPKTEPRSADAPPKSPTEAEARPRMRPRSYSSSSESWSSEKFRPLSDSDMRERIVHGAESSDDSESEYPMPDDDIVARSTAIRKRKTTRIVRELSARFGVAETWGPLRLRGGTEGGSSPTPPDLSGIEDKAKDMLAKAEDLKKKFPPWRDIIFNKPALAYILAYLVYTLTFCLVINHLADFCAVVLNEGNDEGLENMIQDLTKAGHKGLTKRMSIPYEYRATRGNHHGFNIKTCEYGPWLGTYTTITLLVAGFLADQLLDSGKVDITVLRKGFHIVGQVCGALLMLVIILTKDEMVTYYGSAAFMVFMGVTMAAGFTVTPLDIADRYAGILVGVAKTLASIVLLGCPMLFKFMNKFGIRGFEVAIGIMIGLVVLAAIIYGLLASAEPLQIVVEKPRPKIKLPKFPFPSISAPKVKIPFPDWFKRREEPEGEAKEDAGETGAPMSWYKKVLDGVPKPDINYPTVDWFQLPTQKALCSCMPKRYLIAMLSCIGFLIEYGARTNMGVAATQMVNNDAVMGQLFQPSEFEWTMLIVGVIHGAFFLGFLLSRPLGGFLVSRYPATIVFVLSIAVSSLVNLFIPVAATVHFSILVALRVIQGMSEGLTIPASYGIWTFWAPPTERSKLTSITVTGQYIGIVIGMPVSGVAVFNIDWRFPFWIYGGVGLVWSLIWYSMVYESPEVDKYIDPEELKFIQDSMTSLPGLIPPSEPDTKSEASEASTDAGESTAKSPPSPASSVGPDLPTQISPQKTPWRHLLTSLPVYAILVCDTCVKWVVYLMLLNAPMYYVQSFKVNELEAGAFAGLHFFLLMFGLPLVGSLADWVWRTQSMSTTTMRKLFNTLGMFVEGSLLLTVGMTSNIYVSTICLSIALFFQSFPLSAGYNVNALDIAPQFASSIMGLSGSLSTVIGMACPIAIGAITMDKTPEEWNIVFIVSAGLILCAGLLYLLFGSGEVQDWADFGPNPSVSAGDPVPKGNECGLPNLVFPDRETLLDESVHRVQMEDKDPYMYNLGDREFSYLDDDDF; encoded by the exons GACAAACCTGCTGACCAGGGAGCGCCTCCAGAGTCCAGGGTGGAGCAACCCGACTGTCAGTGCCAAACAAGTGGGCGGGGCTTACCCTACACCCTGACGTCACGGGGCGGGGTCACGCTGACGCTGACCGACAGGGACCTCGAGAGACTTCGGACATTCCTAAGAAAAAACCTCATCTTCGACAACCTGAGCCAGGATGGAAGAGAATCACACGACAACAGGGGAACAACCCAAGCCTCAGACATGCCACTGTCCAAACAAAAACAGTTGgaatttttgaaacatttcctAGAAAACGAGCTCTCGCACGATGAATTACTACGTATCGTCCCAACACTATCCACGGAAAAAGACCTTCAGTCCTTATTAGACACAGCGAAAGATATTGCAAACATAAagctacaagaaaacacacTAACTGTACAGGATAAGCCAAAATCTCTTCCGTCATCCAAGCGAATCCGTTTTCTTGAGGTATTCCTACGGGAAGAATTGTTAGGAAGCAGCAGTGAAGAAGAATTGCCAGGAAGTAGTAGTGAGGAAGAAGAGCCTGATGAGATTCCCATCCCTGATAACCCCCTTGGAGAAAAGAGAGGAATGTCGTCGGAAAAACACATTCGTTTTTTAGAGGTTTTTCTCAGAGGTGAACTGCTGAATCAAGATGGCGAAGCCAGCAACCTTGTGTCGCACTCTCAACGTGAATATAACCCCCTGACGCAAACAGACGAATGGCGGCCTCAGCCCATCAACAGACAATGGTACATGTCCTTTCTCAGAAATTTCCTTTCTTATACCCTAGAGACTGAGCACAGTAAAGCAAAACGTGAGGTTGTAAAACGTGATACAGGAGCTAGTGCCTCAAAACATGAGAAAAAGTCAAGCCAAACGTCGTCAGAAATGAAAGATCACTCGAAGAagaaaaaaggcgggaaaaacAAAGTCGTGCTACCAGAAATTCCAGGTTTGCAAGACGAGGCGGCGGAGATTGACATAGATTTTGAGAACATCATGGCGGAGGCCATGGCCATGTTCATCCCCGGACTGAACGTGACGGAGGACGGAGAGGACAAGCGTGGGCTCGGACAGATGATGGCG GCCACCACCATGTCGCCTGCgggaatggtgttcagcactcaCATCTTCTTCCTGGCCGGGGCCACGCTGACGTCATTCATCGGCGGCATGCTGTCAGCAGTCTTCTCTCCCGTACG GTTGTTGGGCGGCACGATTTTCGCGGCCTGTATTATCCACATGGTGACGCCCTTAGCTCTGAACTGTAGGATGGACTACATCGAGTGTGCTCTGCGACTCATGCAAGGCGGCCTGACG GGTCTAATCGAGCCGTCGACGTACGGCGTGATGTCGCACTGGGCGGCTAAGAACGAGAGGAGCACGGTGGTGTCACTCATCACGGCCGGTCTGACGTCAGCACACACCATCGGCATGCTGGAGTCAGTAGCGCTGTACGAGGCCATCGGCTGGTTCTACTCCTTCTACGTCATCG GCGGTACTGGGGCTCTACTGGCCCTGCTGTTCTTCTTCTCATCGCCGAGCACTCCCGAAGACGACCCGAAGATGAGCGTGGATGAGCTGATCCACGTGACCAAGGGGAAGGACAAGGGCATCTCGGCCTACGACCCGAAGGACGACGACGACGGAGCGAAAGGAGACGACGATCCCGGGAAAAAGGAAGACGACGGAGCGAAACCTGCGGATGATGGAGCTGCTCCAACTAAACCTATG AAACCCGTCTGTAGAGCGTTCACTAACACCACGTCAACGATGACAAATACTtcgccaacaaacaaaccacccACACAGCCTACAGCTGACGGCGAAGACAAACCGACGGACTCAGCCGAATCACCGAAAGAGTCAACACCGACAAAGCCGAAGACAGAACCGAGGAGTGCCGATGCCCCTCCGAAGAGCCCGACGGAGGCCGAGGCGAGGCCGAGGATGAGGCCGAGATCGTACTCGTCCTCTTCAGAGTCTTGGTCGTCAGAGAAGTTTCGGCCGTTGTCAGATTCTGACATGCGGGAAAGG ATCGTACACGGTGCCGAGAGTTCGGACGACTCGGAATCCGAATACCCGATGCCCGACGACGACATCGTCGCCAGATCAACAGCCATTCGGAAGAGGAAAACCACAAGGATTGTCCGGGAGCTTTCTGCTAGATTTGGAGTG GCTGAAACATGGGGTCCATTGCGGCTGCGCGGAGGCACAGAGGGGGGCAGTAGCCCCACCCCGCCCGACCTGTCCGGGATAGAGGACAAGGCTAAGGACATGCTCGCAAAG GCCGAAGACTTGAAGAAGAAGTTCCCTCCATGGAGAGACATCATCTTCAACAAGCCTGCCCTAGCCTACATCCTGGCCTACCTGGTCTACACTCTCACTTTCTGCCTCGTTATCAACCACCTGGCCGACTTCTGCGCAGTCGTGCTCAACGAAGGAAACGACGAAGGTCTGGAGAACATGATACAAGACCTGACCAAGGCTGGACACAAGGGACTGACCAAGAGAATGTCCATTCCGTACGAGTACCGGGCTACTCGCGGCAACCATCATGGCTTTAACATCAAAACG TGTGAGTACGGCCCGTGGCTAGGCACATACACCACTATCACACTCCTGGTTGCCGGCTTCCTGGCCGATCAACTATTGGATTCAGGAAAAGTTGACATCACCGTGCTCAGAAAAGGCTTCCACATCGTCG GACAAGTCTGTGGAGCCCTCCTGATGCTCGTCATCATCCTCACTAAGGACGAGATGGTGACGTACTACGGCTCTGCCGCCTTCATGGTCTTCATGGGCGTCACCATGGCAGCAG GGTTCACAGTGACCCCGCTGGACATAGCTGACCGGTATGCAGGGATCCTTGTGGGCGTGGCTAAAACTCTGGCCAGCATCGTGTTGCTCGGCTGTCCTATGCTCTTCAAGTTCATGAACAAATTTGGA ATACGTGGTTTTGAGGTGGCCATAGGAATCATGATAGGGCTTGTCGTCCTGGCGGCAATCATCTATGGTCTCCTGGCCAGCGCCGAGCCCCTGCAGATCGTGGTAGAGAAACCCCGCCCCAAGATCAAACTGCCAAAGTTCCCCTTCCCGTCAATCTCCGCGCCCAAAGTGAAGATCCCCTTCCCTGATTGGTTCAAGCGGAGGGAGGAGCCTGAGGGCGAGGCGAAGGAGGATGCGGGGGAGACTGGCGCCCCGATGTCGTGGTACAA GAAAGTTCTTGACGGTGTACCTAAGCCGGACATAAACTACCCGACTGTAGACTGGTTCCAACTGCCGACCCAGAAGGCCCTCTGCAGCTGTATGCCTAAGAGATATCTG ATCGCGATGCTGTCATGTATCGGGTTCCTGATCGAGTACGGCGCCCGGACCAACATGGGCGTGGCCGCGACACAGATGGTCAACAACGATGCCGTCATGGGCCAGCTTTTCCAG CCATCTGAGTTCGAGTGGACCATGTTGATTGTGGGGGTGATCCATGGTGCTTTCTTCCTGGGCTTCCTGCTATCCCGACCTCTAGGAGGATTTCTGGTTTCACGATACCCAGCAACGAT TGTATTTGTGCTGTCGATCGCGGTTTCAAGCCTTGTGAACCTGTTCATTCCGGTGGCCGCAACGGTGCATTTTTCAATCCTAGTGGCGCTGAGAGTGATTCAAGGCATGAGTGAG GGTCTCACCATCCCTGCCTCCTACGGCATCTGGACCTTCTGGGCTCCGCCGACTGAGAGGAGCAAACTGACTTCAATCACAGTCACAG GTCAATACATAGGAATAGTGATAGGCATGCCCGTATCTGGAGTGGCTGTTTTCAACATTGACTGGCGGTTTCCCTTTTGGATTTACG GTGGTGTCGGCCTGGTCTGGTCCCTCATATGGTACAGCATGGTGTACGAGTCACCGGAAGTCGACAAGTACATTGACCCCGAGGAGCTGAAGTTCATCCAGGATAgcatgacgtcacttccgggaCTCATACCACCCAGTGAACCTGACACAAAG tCTGAAGCCTCTGAGGCGTCAACTGACGCAGGCGAGTCCACCGCGAAATCCCCGCCATCACCTGCCTCATCGGTCGGACCAGACCTCCCAACACAAATCTCACCACAGAAGACCCCGTGGAGACACCtcctgacgtcacttccggtgtacgccatcttggtttgtgACACCTGCGTGAAGTGGGTGGTGTACCTCATGCTACTAAACGCACCGATGTACTATGTACAGTCGTTCAAGGTCAACGAACTAGAG GCCGGTGCCTTCGCGGGTCTCCACTTCTTCCTGCTGATGTTCGGGCTGCCTCTGGTCGGGTCTCTGGCCGACTGGGTGTGGAGAACACAGTCCATGTCCACCACCACCATGAGGAAACTATTCAACACCCTGG GCATGTTCGTCGAGGGCTCCTTACTTCTAACCGTCGGCATGACATCCAACATTTACGTGTCGACGATTTGTCTGAGTATCGCCTTGTTCTTCCAGTCCTTCCCTCTCTCGGCGG GATATAACGTGAATGCCTTGGACATCGCGCCCCAGTTTGCCAGCTCCATCATGGGCCTGTCCGGTTCCCTGTCCACGGTCATAGGCATGGCCTGTCCCATCGCTATAGGGGCCATCACCATGGACAAG ACGCCGGAAGAATGGAATATCGTGTTCATCGTGTCGGCCGGGCTGATCCTGTGCGCCGGCCTCCTCTACCTCCTCTTCGGCTCGGGCGAAGTGCAGGACTGGGCGGACTTCGGACCCAACCCGTCCGTGTCCGCCGGCGATCCCGTCCCGAAGGGGAACGAGTGTGGCCTGCCGAACTTGGTCTTTCCGGACAGGGAAACTCTCCTAGATGAGAGCGTGCACAGAGTTCAGATGGAAGACAAAGACCCTTATATGTACAATCTTGGCGATAGAGAGTTTAGCTActtggatgatgatgatttttag